Part of the Woronichinia naegeliana WA131 genome, GTTTCAGCTTTTTTCAGCAAGCCCTAATTAATTGTTAGATGGTGGAACAGGCTAGAAGCCTGTGAACGGGCAGGATGCCCATCCCACGTTTTATATTTAATTGCAACCAGCTACTTATAGTCAGAACAAAGAGTTTTAGGTGCAAGAATGCAAGTTAAAGACCTAAGTGTTGACGATTTTAAGTTTTTGATTCAAGAAACTGTTACGGAAACAGTTCAATCTCTACTAAGTGATCCAGATGTTGATAAATGACTTAAGCCTGAAGTAGCTCAGTCTCTAGCTGACTCTTTACAGCGAACTCGAAACGGAGAACGCGGGATTTCTGCGGAAGAAGTAGCTCAAAGATTAGGATTAAGTTGGTAATGCGTCACCGTATAGAATTTACCGATAAAGCCGTTGAAGGTTTGGAGTCGCTTACGGCAATGGTTCGGGAGCGTGTCTTTAAAAAAATTCGTTGGATGAGTGAAAATTTTGATGATATTAGACATCAAGGGCACTGGTATCGTCTAGCTAGAAGCTACAAACGTTGCAATACGAGAGGTTCAAGAAATCAGGCGAATTTGGAGTAAGTCCTCCCAAGTAAACCCTTTTTCAATTATACCGAGAGCTACAGCAGGAACTTTTCTCGTAGTAAAATGGCTGCGAACAAAGTTATGAACCATCCAGAAAATATCTAGGACTCGCTGTAATCCCACAACCGATTTAGCATAAGTATTTATACGACGACGAAAGGCAGATAAATAGCGTCGGATAGCACTATTAAATGCCTCAACGTGGTTGGCATGGACGTCCTTTTCTTCTGGTTTTTCTGTTGTCTCTGGATGTTCTGGTTTCGGAGTTTCTACTTTCTTTAGTTTACCCTCAGAATCTCGACGTTTACTACTCTTATTTTTTAGTCTTACCACAAGACCCTTCGGTAATACTTTGGTGGGACGACCTCGCTTTCCAGTCCTTAATACTTCGTGACAAATATCAAATAGCAGTTGACTATATCGCTTTTCTCCATCTGTAAATAACTGGAGAGATTCTGCACTCCTTTCAAATAATTCCGCTACCGTCATCATTGCTTCTAGAAATAATTTCTGCTCTTTTCGACCACATTTTAAATGCCAAATAAAGCGGCTAGCCCTGTCCATGAGCACGATTGTCCACCCCTCAGAGGCACTTGCTTCTTTATTTTTTCCAACTTTTGTGTATAGTTCATCCCCTTCTATTACTAATTTAACAAATTCATTCACTAAGGCGTATAAAAATAATGTCTCTTGTAATCCTGATAATTTCTTTTCCCAATTCAATATTGTTGTTTTCGCGTAGCCGAATGCTCGAGCTGCTGCATTTAATCCTATTCCTTCCATTCTGGCTTTTAATACTTTTACAATTTCACTTAATGGGGTTTCTAAGCCAGCGATTACGCTACCATAAGTCTCAGCAAAACAAGAACTACATTCTTGACAAATGAACATTTTACGTTCCCCGTTACCTTTCGTTTGATAATGAGAATGTATTTTTACGTTTTCACTATAGCAATGAGGACAGTTGTCCTTGAATAAGGCATCCTCTTTCTCTTGGCACAAGCCAACATTATTCAGGATTTCCATAGAGCTTTTCTTTAATATTGACATTGTTTTCTGTTTCCTTCTTCTTTGATATAATGACAATAATAATAGTATAATAAAAACGGGCCGATGTCTAGTCTTAAACTATTTTTCTATTTTCTCAAAGCCTTACGCCATAACTTTTTCCAACTTTGATCAGACGATACCAGTTCCACATCAAGGGTTAAGTGCTAATTTAAGCGGTTTGTTTAAACTTAGAATTGGCGATTATAGGGTGATATATTCTTTTGATGATGAGTTTATTACGATTCATCAAGTTGGTCATCGTCGAGATATTTATTCTGATTGTTTTGGTTTAATCTTTCTTGGGTTAATTCCCCGCTGCTTGCAGCGAAAAATTTAAAGTTGCAATGGAAACCGTCGGTTTGCGAGCAAAACATCTTCCATACCCCGTCCGCTTGCGGCGGGGAAATTTTGATTTATGCCCCATTTCCTACAAGCGATCGCCCCTTACCCTAAAATAAAAAGCGATCGCTATCTATGAATCTGGAGTGAGACGGTTAAGAATTTCCGTTAGTTTTTCATCCATTTGTTCAGATTGAGTCATGTAATAAGCCTGAGCCTCGTAAAAATCCGCTTGGGCTGCCGCTAAACGAGCCATCCATTCAAACACATGAGCGCGGTCACGACGTTGATGCTCTAAAATCTTCTTCATTTCCGCACGATCCTGCTTGGCCTCGTCACGGTCTTGATTCATTTGGTGGGTCAACGCCTCAATACTTTTCGCATTGGATTCAATCAGTGCCTCAATACGTTCTAAGCGATCTGTCATCCGTAAAAATTTCCCTATTTACCTAGCTTCTTGATGTCAATATAACACAGCCCTCAAGTTTGTTATCAATTAGAAAGCACTTCCTCCTCAACAGTGATCGCCCCTTACCCAAAGATAAAAAGCGATCACCTAAAAATCACGATCCACAGTAATAGCGATCGCATACAGCAAAACCTTTAACAGATAGATAATTGAGGTGATCGCGCTTCATCAGAAAAAGTGATGGTAGTGACTTGACAATTAGCCAAAAACACAGTTAAAATGCTTTCATAAGATTCAGCAAAAACTTGAGTCGGCACGCAAGTAAGCCACAATCGAGGATAAAAAAGTGAGCCTGTCAAAATACGTAGTATCTCTTGCTATATCATTACCTACATACCTCGCTATATCATTACCCACAATTGCTAATGCTGCCTTTCCAGTTGGGCAGTGGGAGGCGAAATTCTATGTAGCTGGCAATGGAGCAACCTTTTCCAGTTGGGGGGGAACGTCCCCTCCTAATGGTTCTCTCTACTCTACACATGGTATTTGCATTTCTAGTACAGGCCAATGGTACGGAACTTCCTTCGCATGGCAAGGTTATTGGTTCATGTCAGGTCTGGATGTTCATTTACACGGAAACACTGCCCCACCTTTAACGTGGATGGAGTCAATGGAATTAACTTATATTAACCCAACACTCATGACTGGATATCTACAGGAATGGAAGGTTACTCCCCCCCCCATTGACAATAGATATGCCACAACAGCATGGACGTTTAAATCAGCGACGTGCCTTCCACCGGCGTAAGCCGTAGTATGGGTCAACAGAATGTGCGATATAGCTTGGAAGTGTTTCTCGGTCTTAGTGCGATCGCCGATCTTGTAACTTGGATTAAGGAACGCAACTATGGGAAATGATAACCTCATTGTCGAGTTACTGCAATCACTTTCTCTGATGAAGCGCGATCGCCCTTTACCAATTCGATAAAAAGCGATGCTAAAACCGAACAAATTCAGTAACAATCAGTAGTGAAAAAATTCAACCAATCGATCAGCTGCTACCATTGCTAATTGTTCGTCAAGACTGCCAATTTTGGCAACAATTCGGATCTTGTCAATCGCTCTAATTTGATCTAAAGCGATACTCCCTCGCACATTTTCTTGATCAATTTTGATTCTAGTCGGGTAATTTTTAACAGTACTGGTAATTGGCGCAATAACGACTGTTCTTAACCGAGCATTAATCTCACTGGGAGAAACAACAACACAAGGTCGAGTTTTTTGCAGTTCAGACCCCCTAGTTGGGTCAAGTGCTACCAATACGATCGCAAATCTTTCTACCATTGATTTTCTCGCTCAAACTCGTTTTCTACCTCCAACCAATCCTCTAACTCAGTTTCAAGAGGGGCATCGTCAAACAACTCAGCCCAGCCTTCTCTTACCTTCTTTTTAGCACTCAGAATAACCCTTTTATCCTCAACTATCGCCTCAACTTCCTCTGTGAGTTCACATTGTTCCATTATTGCTTGAGGAATTGTAATTGCTTGGGAATTACCGATTTGTACGATTTTCAGCAACATTTTGACGACCAGATAAACATACGATAATTATATCAATTGATGCTGATCATGGTGCGATCGCCCTTTACCCGATGATAAAAAGCGATCACCGTTTTCCCCTTTATCTTACAAAAGAGATCGCCCCTTACCCAAAGATAAAAAGCGATCGCGATCTGCAATTATAATCCTATTGGAAAATCAGGCAATTTGTTCTGAGATACGGGGCTGAATTTGTTGGATAATTTCATCACGGTTAGGTAATATTTTCAGATCATACATTGCTTGAAGATTAAGCCAGGAAGCAGCATCACCACCAAAATAACGGGCTAATCTTTCCGCAGTATCAGCCGTAATAGAACGACGTTCTTTAACAATTTCGTGAATACGAGACGCAGGAACATTTAAGGCTAAAGCTAAAGCATTTACACTCATATTAAGAGGAACAAGAAAATCTTCCAGCAAAATCTCGCCTGGATGAACGGGACGCATTTGATTAATTGGACGGTTAGTCATGGTTATTTACGAATGATAATCAATAATTTCAACATCAACAGGGCCATTATTTGTCCAGATAAAACATAATCGAAACTGGGAATTAATCCGAATACTGTATTGTCCTTTTCTGTCGCCTTTTAAAGCTTCAAGTTGGTTGTCTGGTGGAGAGCACAGAAATTCTAAGGTTTGGGCCGCATCCAATTGAGTTAATTTCCGAATTGCACTATCTTTGAAAGCACGAAAACGAGGTGGGTCTCCTCCTTCAAAAAGAGATCGCGTCTGCTTGCATCGGAAAGATTGAATCATATTCAAATGTTATTCCGTTTCGCGTAATAGCGCAAGGGCGATCGCCGTTTTCACCTTCACCTTCCAAAAGCGATCGCCTCCTCTAATCTCATCCCCACAAAAAGCGATCACTATTTTTAAACAATGCTATAGTCAGAACAAAGAGTTTTAGGTGCAAGAATGCAAGTTAAAGACCTAAGTGTTGACGATTTTAAGTTTTTGATTCAAGAAACTGTTACGGAAACAGTTCAATCTCTACTCAGTGATCCAGATGTTGATAAACTACTTAAGCCTGAAGTGGCTCAGTCTCTAGCGGACTCTTTACAGCGAACTCGAAACGGAGAACGGGGAATTTCTGCAGAAGAAGTAGCTCAAAGATTAGGATTAAATTGGTAATGCGTCACCGTATAGAATTTACCGATAAAGCCGTTGAAGGTTTGGAGTCGCTTACGGCAATTGTTCGGGAGCGTGTCTTTAAAAAAATTCGTTGGATGAGTGAAAATTTTGATGATATTAGACATCAAGGCTTAAGTGCTAATTTAAGCGGTTTGTTTAAACTTAGAATTGGCGATTACAGGGTGATATATTCTTTTGATGATGACTTTATTACGATTCATCAAGTTGGTCATCGTCAAGATATTTATTCTGATTAGTTTTAGTTTAATTATGCCCCATTTCCTACAAGCAATCGCCCTTTACTAATTCGATACAAAGCGATCACCAATTAAGAAAAACTTTGTAACTCGCACAAATGATCGCCTCTCACCCAAAGATAAAAAGTGATCGCCTCTACGAAATTAATTAGGGCTTGCTGAATAAGTATAGAACCCTTGCCAGATAATGCTTTCAAGCATTTTAAAAACGATCAGGTACAAGGTTATGTCCTTTGGAGGCTCAAAGCCCATGCACGTCGTTGGAAAACTGGGGGTTGAAATTGGAAACAACTCTCTGAAGTCACCATTTTTCGCCTCCTGTGGCATCTAGGTTCGTTTTGTGGACTTTTTCAGCAGACCCTAATTATAACGAGATCGCCCCTTACCCAATAATAAAAAGTGATCGCTGAAAAATATCAAGCAAGGATTAATATTGAGTTAGAATTATTAGAAAAATCCTTGATCTGTTCTTTATATTTTATGATTAATTGCAAGAGAATGTCACGATTACAATTCCCAATCCGAAGCCAAATTAATTTGGGTGGATAACCGTAAAGTAAAGCCCGTTGATAAAAATCCGAATCTTTAGAAATTACAGTAAAATTATTATGTTTGGCATATTCCCAAATTATTTCATCAGCAAATCCCTTCATCCCAATATCCCTAACGTGAAGACTATTAGGAAATTCAGTGATAAGTAAACGCGGCAATTTGGGGGATAAATTTTCATCAAACAGTAATTTCATCGGGAATAATCATTAGATGGCGATCGCGGTCAGCAGCAAAAGCGAAACAGGCTTGTATATCTTCTAAGGTTAGATCGGGAAAATCGTCTAAAACTTCCTCAATAGTCATCCCTCCCCCCAAGTAGTCTAAAACATCATTAACGGTAATCCGAGTATTAATAATACAGGGCTTTCCGCTACGAATGGAGGAGTTAATTGTAATTCTTTGACGATAATTCATCATTTTTTCTCAAAATTAACATAATAAACTCATTTTTGATCGCCCTTTACCTAATGATAAAAAGTGATCGCCAATGTTGATTCAGCTTATCTAACAACAAATTCCCTCTGAACAGGACAATTGCAGTGATCACACTAATTTTCCCAAATATCTTCATTTAAAATTGTCTCAATTGTTTGCTCAAATGGACACTCTTCTGGAAAAGAAACTTTTTGATATTCTTTTTTGACTTTTAATAAAGCCCGCTTCCAGGCATCATTAAAACTGATTTCCCATCGAGATTGAAGACTCGGTACTTAACTAATCAACAAATCAATTTCGGCTCGTTGATTACGAATTGTTCTTTCCCAACCATTGTAATCATAGGGAGAATCTACATAAAGACGTTTCAATAAATGTTCTAGTAGAACCATTAAACGAGAAATTAATTCTTTTTTCTGAGAAATCCCCAATGATTCAACCTCCTCAATTAAATTTTTAATATCTAAATTTTCAAAATCATGTTTTTTTAATTTACTAACGGTATCTTCCACCCACAGTAAAATATCTTTTTCATAAAGTGTGCTATCCATTTTTGTTCCTCTAAAGTTTTTCTATTCATTACTTATTTTATCTTTTTTGATAGCGATCGCCCTTTACCAATTCGATAAAAAGCGATCGCGTTTCATCCCTCAACCTGAAATAACGATCTCATTGCTTAGTCTTCATATTCTTCAGACTCCAATCCCAACCATAGGAGTAAGATAGCTTCTAAGCTTTCCATTTGCTCTGATGTTAGTTCACCCAATTTGCGTAAAAGTTTGGCATGGGGGATTGTAATCAGATTTTGTACATCAAATGCACCTTCTCGTAAAAATTTAGCTTTTACTTGGACTTCAAATCTGGAATCGCGTAAACTTGTTGTATGTGGTACTAGCGTTACTAATGCTCGATCTCTTTCTAGGGTGGGGATGCTGATCACTAAACATGGTCTGACTTTTGCAACATAACCGAGATCGACTAACCAAACTTCTCCGCGTTTGGGACTACTCATAAGCTAATTCTTCTTCATCTAGTGCCAGAAAGATGTCCTCAGCATTCAGCGTTAATTCTTCGTCAGATAATGGATCAAAGTCTAAATAAACTGTGCGTCTTAGAATTTCTGATAATAGGTCTAGTCTTTCTGAATATGTCAGATTGTCAAAGGTATTTAGAAGTTTTTGTACTATGGTAGTCATCGCTTTTCCCTAATTTTTATCTACAGCTTAACATAATCGCCCCTTACCAATGCGATAAAAAACGATCGCCACCCCCAAAAAATTGACTCTCCCAACAATGATCGCCGATTAAGGAAAAATTCGTAACTCACAAAGAGCGATCACCTTTTCAAAAAAATTGCTCTATACAGTGCTTAATGCTTTAACTTTTGCCATCTCTGTTTCTAGGTTGGGAAGTTTTTGGTTATATTTTTGGGCTGTTTCTAACCATAAATTTTTTACTATAATTAATTCCTGTAGGGTTTCTTCTAAGGTTTCACCTTGGGCTAAACAACCAGATAAGGCTGGAATTTCAGCCACAAAACCGCCTTCTTCACAGGGATAAATAATAATTGGATAATTCATGTTTACTTTTCTCCGATGATTTCAAGGACTCGACGAATATAAACAGATTTTACTTTTTTATTGTGAACAGGTATGACCAAAATAAGATCATTTCTTTTAAAAATGTGGTGGCTACCTGTAATTCTATCAAGGGAAAATCCTTCTAACTCTAGCAGTTTACAAATATCGCTAAATTTTCCGTTATTAGGACTATTCTTTAATAGTTCAAGTAGTTTATCTCTTTTAGACACGAGTGAATGCTATTCAATAATAAGCTTGAGCAGAAGTCTATCATAACCTAAAGCGATCGCCACTTTCCCCTTCACATCCCAAATAATGATCGCCGATTAAGGAAAACTTCTTAACCCCCAAAAGCGATCACCCTTTACCATTCGATAAAACGCGATGCTAAAACCGAACAAATTCAGTAACAATCAGTAGTGAAAAAATTCAACCAATCGATCAGCTACTACCATTGCTAATTGTTCGTCAAGACTGCCAATTTTGGCAACAATTCGGATTTTGTCAATCGCTCTAATTTGGTCTAAAGCGATACTCCCTCGCACATTTTCTTGGTCAATTTTGATTCTAGTCGGGTAATTTTTGATGGTACTGGTGATTGGCGCAATAACGACTGTTCTTAACCGAGCATTAATCTCACTGGGAGAAACAACAACACAAGGTCGAGTTTTTTGCAGTTCAGACCCCATAGTTGGATCGAGTGCCACCAAGACGATGGCAAATCTTTCTACCATTGATTTTCTCGCTCAAACTCGTTTTCTACCTCCAACCAATCCTGTAACTCAGTTTCAAGAGGGGCATCATCAAACAACTCAGCCCAGCCTTCTCTTACCTTCTTTTTAGCACTCAGAATAACCCTTTTACCCTCAACTATCGCCTCAACTTCATCTGTGAGTTCACATTGTTCCATTATTGCTTGAGGAATTGTAATTGCTTGGGAATTACCGATTTGTACGATTTTCAGCAACATTTTGACGACCAGATAAACATACGATAATTATATCAATTGATGCTGATCATGGTGCGATTGCCCTTTACCCGATGATAAAAAGCGATCACCGCTTTTCCCTTTACCTTACAAAAAGTGATCGTTGAAAAATATCAAGCAAGGATTAATATTGAGTCAGAATTATTAGAAAAATCCTTGATCTGTTCTTTATATTTTATGATTAATTGCAAGAGAATGTCACGATTACAATTCCCAATCCGAAGCCAAATTAATTTGGGGGGATAACCGTAAAGTAAAGCCCGTTGATAAAAATCCGAATCTTTAGAAATTACAGTAAAATTATTATGTTTGGCATATTCCCAAATTATTTCATCAGCAAATCCTTTCATCCCAATATCCCTAACGTGAAGACTATTCGGAAATTCAGTAGCTAGTAAACGCGGTAATTTGGGTGATAAATTTTCATCAAACAGTAATTTCATCGGGAATAATCATTAGATGGCGATCGCGGTCAGCAGCAAAAGCGAAACAGGCTTGTATATCTTCTAAGGTTAGATCGGGAAAATCGTCTAAAACTTCCTCAATAGTCATCCCTCCCCCCAAGTAGTCTAAAACATCATTAACGGTAATCCGAGTATTAATAATACAGGGCTTTCCGCTACGAATGGAGGAGTTAATTGTAATTCTTTGACGATAATTCATCATTTTTTCTCAAAATTAACATAATAAACTCATTTTTGATCGCCCTTTACCAATTAAGAAAAAAGCGATCGCACTACGAAATTAATTATAACGCGATCACTCTTTACCAACTCGATAAAAAGCGATCGCCTTTACAAAATTAACTATAACGAGATCGTCCCTTACACAATGATAAAATTGATCGCCTTTACGAAATTAGTTATAACGAGATCGCCCCTTACCCTAAAATAAAAAGCGATCGCCTTTAC contains:
- a CDS encoding IS1 family transposase, with the translated sequence MSILKKSSMEILNNVGLCQEKEDALFKDNCPHCYSENVKIHSHYQTKGNGERKMFICQECSSCFAETYGSVIAGLETPLSEIVKVLKARMEGIGLNAAARAFGYAKTTILNWEKKLSGLQETLFLYALVNEFVKLVIEGDELYTKVGKNKEASASEGWTIVLMDRASRFIWHLKCGRKEQKLFLEAMMTVAELFERSAESLQLFTDGEKRYSQLLFDICHEVLRTGKRGRPTKVLPKGLVVRLKNKSSKRRDSEGKLKKVETPKPEHPETTEKPEEKDVHANHVEAFNSAIRRYLSAFRRRINTYAKSVVGLQRVLDIFWMVHNFVRSHFTTRKVPAVALGIIEKGFTWEDLLQIRLIS
- a CDS encoding type II toxin-antitoxin system PemK/MazF family toxin, with product MVERFAIVLVALDPTRGSELQKTRPCVVVSPSEINARLRTVVIAPITSTVKNYPTRIKIDQENVRGSIALDQIRAIDKIRIVAKIGSLDEQLAMVAADRLVEFFHY
- a CDS encoding HigA family addiction module antitoxin; this encodes MTNRPINQMRPVHPGEILLEDFLVPLNMSVNALALALNVPASRIHEIVKERRSITADTAERLARYFGGDAASWLNLQAMYDLKILPNRDEIIQQIQPRISEQIA
- a CDS encoding type II toxin-antitoxin system RelE/ParE family toxin; translation: MIQSFRCKQTRSLFEGGDPPRFRAFKDSAIRKLTQLDAAQTLEFLCSPPDNQLEALKGDRKGQYSIRINSQFRLCFIWTNNGPVDVEIIDYHS
- a CDS encoding type II toxin-antitoxin system RelE/ParE family toxin, producing MRHRIEFTDKAVEGLESLTAIVRERVFKKIRWMSENFDDIRHQGLSANLSGLFKLRIGDYRVIYSFDDDFITIHQVGHRQDIYSD
- a CDS encoding DUF5615 family PIN-like protein is translated as MKLLFDENLSPKLPRLLITEFPNSLHVRDIGMKGFADEIIWEYAKHNNFTVISKDSDFYQRALLYGYPPKLIWLRIGNCNRDILLQLIIKYKEQIKDFSNNSNSILILA
- a CDS encoding DUF433 domain-containing protein — encoded protein: MNYRQRITINSSIRSGKPCIINTRITVNDVLDYLGGGMTIEEVLDDFPDLTLEDIQACFAFAADRDRHLMIIPDEITV
- a CDS encoding type II toxin-antitoxin system PemK/MazF family toxin; the encoded protein is MSSPKRGEVWLVDLGYVAKVRPCLVISIPTLERDRALVTLVPHTTSLRDSRFEVQVKAKFLREGAFDVQNLITIPHAKLLRKLGELTSEQMESLEAILLLWLGLESEEYED
- a CDS encoding type II toxin-antitoxin system HicB family antitoxin; translation: MNYPIIIYPCEEGGFVAEIPALSGCLAQGETLEETLQELIIVKNLWLETAQKYNQKLPNLETEMAKVKALSTV
- a CDS encoding type II toxin-antitoxin system HicA family toxin, whose translation is MSKRDKLLELLKNSPNNGKFSDICKLLELEGFSLDRITGSHHIFKRNDLILVIPVHNKKVKSVYIRRVLEIIGEK
- a CDS encoding type II toxin-antitoxin system PemK/MazF family toxin encodes the protein MVERFAIVLVALDPTMGSELQKTRPCVVVSPSEINARLRTVVIAPITSTIKNYPTRIKIDQENVRGSIALDQIRAIDKIRIVAKIGSLDEQLAMVVADRLVEFFHY
- a CDS encoding DUF5615 family PIN-like protein, which translates into the protein MKLLFDENLSPKLPRLLATEFPNSLHVRDIGMKGFADEIIWEYAKHNNFTVISKDSDFYQRALLYGYPPKLIWLRIGNCNRDILLQLIIKYKEQIKDFSNNSDSILILA